A DNA window from Aythya fuligula isolate bAytFul2 chromosome 4, bAytFul2.pri, whole genome shotgun sequence contains the following coding sequences:
- the ARL9 gene encoding ADP-ribosylation factor-like protein 9: MAGGAALAAWAWVRLRGRGAGRGEPPAPRLCPFPSTGVAPQGKRQGRQILVLGLDGAGKSSLLQALATNQVKRSLAPTEGFNAVCIATEESQMEFLEIGGSESLRSYWKMYLPQVLLLIYVVDSADHARLPVAKQLLHQLVENNSTLPVVVLAHKQDLEGAYCITDIHDALALSDIGDKRKMFLIGTHVAEDGSEISSSMKDAKELIAELFLEMQ; this comes from the exons ATGGCGGGCGGCGCGGCCCTGGCGGCCTGGGCGTGGGTCCGCCTGAGGGGCCGGGGAGCAGggcggggggagcccccggcACCGAGGCTttgtcccttcccttccaccgGTGTCGCCCCGCAGGGGAAGCGGCAGGGCAGGCAGAtcctggtgctggggctggacgGCGCGGGGaagagcagcctgctgcaggcgCTGGCCACTAACCAGGTGAAGCGCAGCCTGGCGCCCACCGAGGGCTTCAACGCCGTCTGCATCGCCACCGAGGAGTCGCAGATGGAGTTCCTGGAGA TTGGGGGCAGTGAATCTCTGCGTTCATACTGGAAGATGTACCTGCcccaagtgctgctgctgatctACGTCGTGGACTCAGCTGATCATGCTCGGCTGCCTGTGGCGAAACAGCTGCTTCATCAACTGGTCGAGAACAACTCCACCCTGCCCGTGGTGGTTCTGGCCCACAAGCAG GACCTTGAAGGTGCATACTGCATCACAGATATCCACGATGCTCTGGCACTGTCTGATATCGGGGACAAGAGGAAGATGTTCTTGATCGGTACCCACGTGGCAGAGGATGGCTCAGAGATCTCCTCCAGCATGAAGGATGCCAAGGAGCTTATAGCAGAGCTGTTTTTGGAAATGCAGTGA
- the HOPX gene encoding homeodomain-only protein isoform X2 codes for MDAEKPVTPTEEQLEILEYNFCKVNKHPDPTTLCLIAAETGLSEEQTLKWFKQRLAQWRKSEGLPSESGSVRD; via the exons ATGGACGCCGAAAAGCCGGTGACTCCCAccgaggagcagctggagaTCCTGGAGTACAACTTCTGCAAGGTGAACAAGCATCCTGACCCCACCACGCTGTGCCTCATTGCAGCTGAAACTGGGCTTTCCGAGGAGCAGACCCTG aaatGGTTCAAGCAGCGCCTGGCACAGTGGAGGAAGTCTGAAGGGCTGCCCTCAGAAAGTGGCTCTGTCAGGGACTAG
- the HOPX gene encoding homeodomain-only protein isoform X1: MVRRLGWECCCHSQESEAVPGPIAQKEMDAEKPVTPTEEQLEILEYNFCKVNKHPDPTTLCLIAAETGLSEEQTLKWFKQRLAQWRKSEGLPSESGSVRD; this comes from the exons ATGGTGAGGCGGCTCGGCTGGGAGTGTTGCTGCCACAGCCAGGAAAGTgaggcag TGCCTGGCCCCATAGCCCAGAAGGAAATGGACGCCGAAAAGCCGGTGACTCCCAccgaggagcagctggagaTCCTGGAGTACAACTTCTGCAAGGTGAACAAGCATCCTGACCCCACCACGCTGTGCCTCATTGCAGCTGAAACTGGGCTTTCCGAGGAGCAGACCCTG aaatGGTTCAAGCAGCGCCTGGCACAGTGGAGGAAGTCTGAAGGGCTGCCCTCAGAAAGTGGCTCTGTCAGGGACTAG